A stretch of the Pan paniscus chromosome 2, NHGRI_mPanPan1-v2.0_pri, whole genome shotgun sequence genome encodes the following:
- the LOC100970919 gene encoding olfactory receptor 5AC1 has protein sequence MAEENKTLVTHFVLTGLTDRPGLQAPLFLVFLVIYLITLVGNLGLMALIWKDPHLHTPMYLFLGSLAFADACTSSSVTSKMLINFLSKNHMLSLAKRATQFYFFGSNATTECFLLVVMAYDRYVAICNPLLYPVVMSNSLCTQFIGISYFIGFLHSAIHVGLLFRLTFCRSNIIHYFYCEILQLFKISCTNPTVNILLIFIFSAFIQVFTFMTLIISYSYILSAILKKKSEKGRSKASSTCSAHLLSVSLFYGILFFMYVSSRSGSAADQAKMYSLFYTIIIPLLNPFIYSLRNKEVIDALRRIMKK, from the coding sequence atggcagaagaaaataagactctGGTGACTCACTTTGTCCTCACAGGACTTACAGATCGTCCAGGGCTGCAGGCACCCCTGTTCCTGGTGTTCTTGGTCATCTACCTCATCACCCTGGTGGGCAACCTTGGCCTGATGGCGCTCATCTGGAAGGACCCCCACCTTCACACCCCCATGTACTTATTTCTTGGCAGTTTAGCCTTTGCAGATGCATGCACTTCATCCTCTGTGACTTCTAAGATGCTTATCAATTTTTTATCAAAGAATCATATGCTATCCCTGGCTAAGCGTGCCACCcagttttacttttttggttCCAATGCAACCACAGAATGCTTCCTGCTGGTAGTGATGGCCTATGACCGCTATGTAGCCATATGCAATCCCTTGCTTTATCCAGTGGTGATGTCCAATAGCCTCTGTACTCAGTTTAtaggtatttcatattttattggttttctgCATTCAGCGATTCATGTGGGTTTGTTATTTAGATTAACTTTCTGCAGGTCCAATATTATACATTATTTCTACTGTGAAATTTTACAGCTGTTCAAAATTTCTTGCACCAATCCTACAGTTAATATACTTCTGATTTTCATCTTTTCAGCATTTATACAAGTCTTCACTTTTATGACTCTTATCATCTCTTACTCCTATATTCTCTCTGCCATCCTGAAAAAGAAGTCTGAGAAGGGTAGAAGCAAAGCCTCCTCCACTTGCAGTGCCCATctgctctctgtctctttgttctACGGCATCCTCTTCTTCATGTATGTGAGTTCTAGGTCTGGATCAGCTGCAGATCAGGCcaaaatgtattctttattttacaCAATAATAATTCCTTTACTAAATCCTTTTATTTACAGCCTAAGGAACAAAGAGGTTATAGATGCCCTGAgaagaatcatgaagaaataa
- the LOC100971251 gene encoding olfactory receptor 5AC2, translated as MDISEGNKTLVTEFVLTGLTDRPWLHVLFFVVFLVVYLITMVGNLGLIVLIWKDPHLHMPMYLFLGGLAFSDACTSTSITPRMLVNFLDKTAMISLAECITQFYFFASSATTECFLLVMMAYDRYVAICNPLLYPVMMSNKLSAQLLSISYVIGFLHPLVHVSLLLRLTFCRFNIIHYFYCEILQLFKISCNGPSINALMIFIFGAFIQIPTLMTIIISYTRVLFDILKKKSEKGRSKAFSTCSAHLLSVSLYYGTLIFMYVRPASGLAEDPDKVYSLFYTIIIPLLNPFIYSLRNKEVMHALRRVIRK; from the coding sequence ATGGATATATCAGAGGGAAATAAGACTCTTGTGACAGAGTTTGTTCTCACAGGACTTACAGATCGACCATGGCTGCACGTCCTcttctttgttgtgtttttggTGGTCTATCTCATCACCATGGTGGGCAACCTTGGACTGATAGTTCTAATTTGGAAGGACCCCCATCTTCATATGCCCATGTACTTATTCCTTGGTGGTTTAGCCTTTTCAGATGCTTGTACTTCAACCTCTATAACCCCTAGGATGCTGGTCAATTTCTTAGACAAGACTGCAATGATATCCCTAGCTGAGTGCATCACCCAGTTTTACTTTTTTGCTTCCAGTGCAACTACAGAATGCTTCCTCCTGGTGATGATGGCCTATGACCGCTATGTAGCCATATGTAATCCCTTGCTTTATCCAGTGATGATGTCCAACAAACTCAGCGCTCAGTTGCTAAGCATTTCATATGTAATTGGTTTCCTGCATCCTCTGGTTCATGTGAGTTTACTATTGCGACTAACTTTCTGCAGGTTTAACATAATACATTATTTCTACTGTGAAATTTTACAACTGTTCAAAATTTCATGCAATGGTCCATCTATTAACGCACTAATGATATTTATTTTTGGTGCTTTTATACAAATACCCACTTTAATGACGATCATAATCTCTTATACTCGTGTGCTCTTTgatattctgaaaaaaaagtctgaaaagggCAGAAGCAAAGCCTTCTCCACATGCAGCGcccatctgctttctgtctcattgTACTACGGAACTCTGATCTTCATGTATGTGCGTCCTGCATCTGGCTTAGCTGAAGACCCAGACAAAGTGTATTCTCTGTTTTACACGATTATAATTCCCCTGCTAAACCCATTTATTtacagcttgagaaataaagaagTCATGCATGCATTGAGAAGAGTTATAAGGAAGTAA